A stretch of the Panicum virgatum strain AP13 chromosome 9N, P.virgatum_v5, whole genome shotgun sequence genome encodes the following:
- the LOC120687641 gene encoding E3 ubiquitin-protein ligase WAV3-like, translating into MERPEQSNPCPICTGGHAAGGGQAIFTAECSHTFHFHCISTSVAHGRLVCPLCNARWRELPLSQTSAMPPTLPRQPFPRMEAMHGFQPPPPPRQQPPLLRPADPEVFDDDDQVDPPCGHDGQRREAAAVSSGLLVVKTHAEYSAVARDSSHDNFAVLVHVKAPGIVDAEAAASDAAPRAPLDLVTVLDVSGSMRRDKLALVKQAMGFVIDNLGPDDRLSVVSFSSGAHRVTRLLRMSDIGKGVASEAVESLTAGGTTNIAEGLRTAAKVLGERRYRNAVSSVILLSDGQDNHTVRRTRGRVPNYEALVPPSFVPAGTGDRSAPIHTFGFGHNHDAAAMHVIAEATGGTFSYIENEAAIQDAFAQCIGGLLTVVVQEARVAIASGHPGVRISSIKSGRYESRVDEDGRSASVAVGELYADEQRRFLLFLSVPTAEATDGESETPLITVRCSYREAAGGAHVDVTAEDAVVARPEHAADAERSSDVERERVRVEAIEDIAAARAAAERGAHQEAVAILGYRRRAVARSPAARGGDPTSTALGTELRRMCKRVATRESYRGSGRAYVLAGLSSHEQQRATSRQLRPLRQTLAGSDGGDGEAMNSMAAAFAQAPSAVGAGALEVTDSMEYLGGGGPGGDEGASENEAEGTASYLTPAMRAMLLRSRRAREASAEQQQEQQASN; encoded by the exons ATGGAACGTCCTGAACAG AGCAACCCCTGCCCCATTTGCACCGGCGGccatgccgccggcggcgggcaggcCATCTTCACGGCCGAGTGCTCCCACACGTTCCACTTCCACTGCATCTCCACGAGCGTCGCGCACGGCCGCCTCGTCTGCCCGCTCTGCAACGCGCGGTGGCGCGAGCTGCCGTTGTCACAGACGTCGGCGATGCCACCGACGCTACCGCGGCAGCCATTTCCGCGCATGGAGGCCATGCACGGatttcagccgccgccgccgcctaggcAGCAGCCACCGCTGCTCCGCCCCGCAGACCCGGAGGtgttcgacgacgacgaccaggTGGATCCGCCTTGTGGCCACGACGGCCAGCGGCGCGAGGCAGCTGCTGTATCCAGCGGACTTTTGGTCGTCAAAACGCACGCTGAGTACTCGGCTGTCGCCAGGGATTCGTCTCACGACAACTTCGCCGTCCTCGTGCACGTCAAGGCTCCGGGGATCGTCGACGCCGAGGCAGCAGCCAGCGACGCGGCGCCACGCGCTCCTCTCGACCTCGTGACGGTGCTCGACGTGAGCGGAAGCATGCGCCGGGACAAGCTTGCCCTGGTGAAGCAGGCCATGGGGTTCGTCATCGACAACCTCGGCCCCGACGACCGCCTCAGCGTCGTGTCCTTCTCCTCCGGGGCGCACCGCGTGACCAGGCTCCTGCGCATGTCGGACATCGGGAAGGGTGTCGCCTCGGAGGCCGTGGAGTCCCTCACAGCGGGCGGCACCACCAACATCGCGGAGGGGCTCCGGACGGCCGCCAAGGTGCTCGGCGAGCGCCGGTACAGGAACGCCGTCTCCAGCGTCATACTCCTCTCTGACGGCCAGGACAACCACACCGTGCGGCGAACGCGGGGCCGTGTACCCAACTACGAGGCGCTGGTGCCGCCGTCCTTCGTCCCAGCTGGCACCGGCGACCGGTCGGCGCCCATCCACACGTTTGGCTTCGGCCACAACCACGACGCGGCGGCGATGCACGTCATCGCCGAGGCCACCGGCGGGACGTTCTCGTACATCGAGAACGAGGCGGCCATCCAGGACGCGTTCGCGCAGTGCATCGGCGGGCTGCTCACCGTCGTGGTCCAGGAGGCGCGCGTTGCCATCGCTTCCGGTCATCCTGGAGTCCGCATCAGTTCGATCAAGTCCGGGCGTTACGAGAGCCGCGTCGACGAGGATGGCCGCTCCGCCTCTGTCGCCGTCGGCGAGCTCTACGCGGACGAGCAGCGCCGCTTCCTGTTGTTCTTGTCCGTTCCAACCGCGGAAGCAACGGACGGTGAGAGTGAGACCCCCCTGATCACTGTTCGTTGCAGTTACCGAGAAGCGGCTGGTGGCGCGCACGTCGACGTGACGGCCGAggacgcggtggtggcgagacCGGAGCACGCGGCGGACGCGGAACGGTCATCGGATGTGGAGCGGGAGCGCGTCCGCGTGGAGGCCATCGAGGACAtcgcggcggccagggcggcggcggagcggggcgcGCACCAGGAGGCGGTGGCGATACTCGGGTACCGGCGGCGAGCCGTGGCGCGGTCGCCAGCGGCACGAGGCGGCGACCCCACGAGCACGGCGCTGGGGACCGAGCTGCGGCGCATGTGCAAGCGCGTGGCGACCCGGGAGAGCTACAGGGGGTCGGGGCGCGCGTACGTGCTCGCCGGCCTGAGCTCGCACGAGCAGCAGCGCGCGACCTCGAGGCAGCTGCGGCCCCTGCGGCAGACCTTGGCGGGTAGCGACGGTGGCGACGGGGAGGCGATGAACTCGATGGCAGCCGCGTTCGCGCAGGCGCCTTCGGCGGTTGGTGCTGGCGCTTTGGAGGTGACGGACTCGATGGAGTATCTCGGTGGCGGTGGACCAGGCGGCGATGAAGGGGCGTCGGAGAACGAGGCGGAAGGGACGGCGTCGTACCTGACGCCGGCCATGCGCGCCATGCTGTTGCGGTCGCGGAGGGCGCGGGAGGCGTCGGCTGAGCAACAGCAGGAGCAGCAAGCCAGCAACTGA